A part of Brassica rapa cultivar Chiifu-401-42 chromosome A05, CAAS_Brap_v3.01, whole genome shotgun sequence genomic DNA contains:
- the LOC103848947 gene encoding uncharacterized protein LOC103848947 isoform X3 — MDLSFFKIAEEDARLHKIARDHFAQGNPIKALEVLEDVYSRRREDDVPGMIPFLQGCILYHLAKRAENSDMKFSFFLGCVEPFTQHFGIHAFAAESLFEIAKDLDSAFYYKKAAKHAREGLCLVESYDELDSLALQTKGTLANILNDAKSKIRHGCTGKSSETALVESKEARDTIRSCDSDNAEGKRLRSHWASMSVEAKKNFMKVSISRLKGYVERLHGEEGKDALEEVLDSTRTNKKWRFWMCRTCAQKFFYVKKFRNHIEQEHSAKFKPATRNLTPEMVNEAWAGMIFDGGWEPVDAVAAAEMIKTRLEFVKEFEYEEGWSKDWPLAEDEERSNLLKQIQYLLVSLWERKVLPFSTLEWMLQFPILSQFEVSVSLTTECGLLGMPQRICFWNCHELERILDLLRLFKFERDDGTNLVCRAVERLCGRTGVKEKIEFDDQFSFMLLDRRLLRGNIAPFDDEGTIDPCKYDYYAKTQPQGDDIITWLLDHPLIDGSFEFPRSIRAHNLDIIVAILRAIHYTCRDWGTKYARKLDNLCYYKFLTDAKDLCTSEDERRRTAPEGEGDVLYASLLGDMCEKLKTDNGGIEFVFAVRDILEKASLPTFDFDDLEASLNLIHGLKDLSDDEVLKSIDSLRFVVTNKVLLTDSKILLIENSRISLLNELTRLSAFDYRSYIRHLLRRFMRDELNEIVKMDALAKVAAAEADLLSSEKQEKEKKSGSKSKKRGVIKKTSTSTSTDIEQNVKPESSPPLKPVEEDCVEPEDTLNIAANTDNQEETGKDLQNMPGEDLLSKHMESPRVAAATRCNLALDMTLKALCKIKVLKEYLVLNQDEFADNQEGQVPYALRDFFTAVASKTIKEGMYSYLLGNVLSSLEEAHSMSRDAAELLVSILEFWPCWRTPDIESCVTHIFTLEEYERMSCSKCRKNPNYPEQSSYGVVVAADSIRDLRRAFGKMKLEDILKLIRMEYKMLCDAKTEGCGKANFVHHIISRCTPIFTIVLKWEKNETEKEIHETTKALHREIDISRLYEGMEPNTTYRLVSMVGCTCGEEEEYICLFFKKNRWVSYRHEALAKKAVGGWTNVVRFCEKMKVRPEILFYEAVPKLDQ; from the exons ATggatctttccttcttcaaaATCGCTGAGGAGGATGCGCGGCTCCACAAGATCGCACGAGACCACTTTGCTCAAGGAAACCCCATCAAGGCCTTGGAGGTACTCGAAGATGTGTATTCAAGGCGCAGGGAAGATGACGTTCCAGGAATGATTCCTTTCCTTCAAGGTTGCATCTTGTATCATCTAGCGAAGAGAGCAGAGAACAGTGACATGAAGTTCTCATTTTTCTTGGGCTGTGTGGAACCTTTTACTCAACATTTTGGGATACACGCCTTCGCCGCGGAATCGTTATTCGAGATCGCCAAAGATCTTGACTCGGCATTCTATTACAAGAAAGCCGCGAAACACGCAAGAGAAGGTTTATGTCTTGTGGAATCTTATGATGAATTGGACTCGCTCGCGCTACAAACGAAAGGTACGCTTGCCAATATACTCAATGATGCAAAGTCAAAGATCCGCCATGGCTGTACTGGAAAAAGCTCTGAGACAGCACTTGTGGAGTCGAAAGAAGCTCGAGACACGATTAGGAGTTGTGACTCTGATAACGCTGAAGGTAAAAGATTGAGGTCGCATTGGGCGAGTATGAGTGTTGAGGCTAAAAAGAACTTTATGAAAGTAAGCATTTCGAGGCTTAAAGGTTACGTTGAGAGGTTACATGGCGAAGAGGGGAAAGACGCTTTGGAGGAAGTTCTGGATTCTACAAGGACAAACAAGAAATGGAGATTCTGGATGTGTCGAACTTGCGCACAGAAATTTTTTTATGTGAAGAAGTTCAGGAATCATATTGAACAAGAACATAGTGCAAAATTTAAACCTGCTACGAGAAATCTTACGCCTGAGATGGTAAATGAAGCGTGGGCTGGTATGATATTCGATGGAGGTTGGGAACCAGTGGATGCAGTAGCTGCCGCTGAAATGATCAAGACTAGGCTCGAGTTTGTGAAGGAGTTTGAATATGAGGAAGGATGGTCTAAGGACTGGCCTTTAGCTGAAGATGAAGAGCGAAGTAATTTACTCAAGCAAATCCAATATCTTCTTGTGTCACTCTGGGAGCGTAAGGTTCTTCCTTTTAGCACTCTAGAATGGATGCTGCAGTTTCCGATTCTTTCACAATTTGAAGTTTCCGTGTCTCTTACAACCGAGTGTGGCCTATTGGGAATGCCTCAGCGTATCTGCTTTTGGAACTGTCATGAACTCGAACGAATTCTAGATCTTCTCAGACTCTTCAAGTTTGAAAGGGATGATGGTACAAATCTGGTTTGCAGAGCAGTGGAGAGGTTATGTGGTCGTACTGGAGTTAAAGAAAAGATAGAGTTTGACGATCAGTTTTCTTTTATGCTTCTGGATAGAAGACTGCTGAGAGGCAACATTGCTCCATTCGATGATGAAGGGACAATAGATCCTTGTAAGTATGATTACTACGCCAAGACACAACCTCAGGGTGACGATATCATAACCTGGTTACTTGACCATCCTTTGATAGATGGGAGCTTTGAGTTTCCCAGGTCTATCAGGGCACACAATCTTGATATTATTGTGGCTATTCTGAGAGCCATTCACTACACCTGTAGGGATTGGGGAACCAAATATGCAAGAAAGTTGGACAACTTGTGTTATTATAAATTTCTTACTGACGCCAAAGACTTGTGTACGAGCGAAGATGAAAGGAGAAGGACTGCTCCGGAAGGTGAAGGGGACGTCTTATATGCATCTCTTCTAGGTGACATGTGTGAAAAGTTAAAAACAGACAATGGAGGAATAGAATTCGTGTTTGCAGTACGGGATATTCTTGAAAAAGCATCGCTTCCCACATTTGATTTCGACGATCTAGAAGCTTCCCTGAATCTTATACATGGGCTTAAAGATCTCAGTGATGATGAGGTGTTAAAGTCCATAGACAGTCTGAGATTTGTGGTCACCAACAAG GTTCTACTAACCGATTCAAAGATTTTACTGATTGAAAATTCAAGGATTAGTTTGCTAAACGAGCTCACCAGGCTTTCTGCTTTTGACTACCGGTCTTATATTCGTCACCTGCTCAGACGGTTCATGCGG GACGAGTTAAATGAAATTGTAAAAATGGACGCCTTAGCCAAGGTAGCTGCAGCAGAAGCAGATCTATTATCCAGTGAAAAacaagagaaggagaagaaatcAGGGTCAAAGAGCAAGAAACGTGGAGTCATCAAG AAAACTTCAACGAGCACGTCTACTGATATCGAGCAGAATGTCAAACC TGAATCTTCTCCACCACTAAAACCTGTGGAAGAAGACTGTGTGGAACCAGAAGATACCCTGAATATTGCAGCCAACACTGACAATCAAGAGGAAACTGGTAAAG ATTTGCAAAATATGCCTGGAGAAGATTTACTGTCGAAACATATGGAGTCACCACGTGTTGCAGCTGCAACCAGATGCAATTTAGCTCTTGACATGACACTGAAG GCCCTTTGTAAAATCAAGGTTCTTAAAGAGTATTTGGTGCTCAATCAGGATGAATTTGCTGACAACCAGGAAGGACAAGTTCCTTATGCATTACGAGATTTCTTTACCGCTGTTGCCTCGAAAACGATAAAAGAGGGAATGTACAGTTACCTCCTGGGAAACGTACTTTCTTCCCTGGAAGAGGCTCATTCAATG TCAAGGGATGCTGCTGAGCTACTAGTATCCATCCTTGAGTTTTGGCCTTGCTGGAGAACTCCAGATATAGAAAGCTGTGTAACTCATATTTTTACACTGGAAGAATATGAAAGAATGAGTTGTAGCAAATGCAGAAAGAATCCGAATTATCCAGAGCAGAGTTCTTATGGTGTTGTTGTGGCTGCAGATTCAATCAGAGACCTGAGA CGTGCTTTTGGGAAGATGAAGCTCGAGGACATCCTTAAGTTGATCCGCATGGAATATAAAATGCTATGTGACGCTAAAACAGAAGGCTGTGGAAAAGCAAACTTTGTTCATCACATTATAAGTAGATGCACGCCTATCTTCACAATCG TGTTGAAATGGGAGAAGAACGAAACTGAAAAGGAAATTCacgagacaacaaaggctttgCACAGGGAGATAGACATCAGTAGGCTATACGAAGGCATGGAACCAAACACAACGTACCGGCTTGTGTCAATG GTTGGTTGTACttgtggtgaagaagaagaatacatCTGcctatttttcaaaaagaacCGGTGGGTCAGTTACAGACATGAAGCTTTAGCCAAAAAG GCTGTTGGTGGCTGGACGAATGTGGTCAGATTCTGTGAAAAAATGAAGGTTCGGCCAGAGATTCTGTTCTACGAAGCTGTGCCAAAGTTAGATCAATAG
- the LOC103848947 gene encoding uncharacterized protein LOC103848947 isoform X2, with protein MDLSFFKIAEEDARLHKIARDHFAQGNPIKALEVLEDVYSRRREDDVPGMIPFLQGCILYHLAKRAENSDMKFSFFLGCVEPFTQHFGIHAFAAESLFEIAKDLDSAFYYKKAAKHAREGLCLVESYDELDSLALQTKGTLANILNDAKSKIRHGCTGKSSETALVESKEARDTIRSCDSDNAEGKRLRSHWASMSVEAKKNFMKVSISRLKGYVERLHGEEGKDALEEVLDSTRTNKKWRFWMCRTCAQKFFYVKKFRNHIEQEHSAKFKPATRNLTPEMVNEAWAGMIFDGGWEPVDAVAAAEMIKTRLEFVKEFEYEEGWSKDWPLAEDEERSNLLKQIQYLLVSLWERKVLPFSTLEWMLQFPILSQFEVSVSLTTECGLLGMPQRICFWNCHELERILDLLRLFKFERDDGTNLVCRAVERLCGRTGVKEKIEFDDQFSFMLLDRRLLRGNIAPFDDEGTIDPCKYDYYAKTQPQGDDIITWLLDHPLIDGSFEFPRSIRAHNLDIIVAILRAIHYTCRDWGTKYARKLDNLCYYKFLTDAKDLCTSEDERRRTAPEGEGDVLYASLLGDMCEKLKTDNGGIEFVFAVRDILEKASLPTFDFDDLEASLNLIHGLKDLSDDEVLKSIDSLRFVVTNKVLLTDSKILLIENSRISLLNELTRLSAFDYRSYIRHLLRRFMRDELNEIVKMDALAKVAAAEADLLSSEKQEKEKKSGSKSKKRGVIKDELNEIVKMDVLAKVAAAEADLLSSEKQEKEKKSGSKNKKRGVIKKTSTSTSTDIEQNVKPESSPPLKPVEEDCVEPEDTLNIAANTDNQEETGKDLQNMPGEDLLSKHMESPRVAAATRCNLALDMTLKALCKIKVLKEYLVLNQDEFADNQEGQVPYALRDFFTAVASKTIKEGMYSYLLGNVLSSLEEAHSMSRDAAELLVSILEFWPCWRTPDIESCVTHIFTLEEYERMSCSKCRKNPNYPEQSSYGVVVAADSIRDLRRAFGKMKLEDILKLIRMEYKMLCDAKTEGCGKANFVHHIISRCTPIFTIVLKWEKNETEKEIHETTKALHREIDISRLYEGMEPNTTYRLVSMVGCTCGEEEEYICLFFKKNRLLVAGRMWSDSVKK; from the exons ATggatctttccttcttcaaaATCGCTGAGGAGGATGCGCGGCTCCACAAGATCGCACGAGACCACTTTGCTCAAGGAAACCCCATCAAGGCCTTGGAGGTACTCGAAGATGTGTATTCAAGGCGCAGGGAAGATGACGTTCCAGGAATGATTCCTTTCCTTCAAGGTTGCATCTTGTATCATCTAGCGAAGAGAGCAGAGAACAGTGACATGAAGTTCTCATTTTTCTTGGGCTGTGTGGAACCTTTTACTCAACATTTTGGGATACACGCCTTCGCCGCGGAATCGTTATTCGAGATCGCCAAAGATCTTGACTCGGCATTCTATTACAAGAAAGCCGCGAAACACGCAAGAGAAGGTTTATGTCTTGTGGAATCTTATGATGAATTGGACTCGCTCGCGCTACAAACGAAAGGTACGCTTGCCAATATACTCAATGATGCAAAGTCAAAGATCCGCCATGGCTGTACTGGAAAAAGCTCTGAGACAGCACTTGTGGAGTCGAAAGAAGCTCGAGACACGATTAGGAGTTGTGACTCTGATAACGCTGAAGGTAAAAGATTGAGGTCGCATTGGGCGAGTATGAGTGTTGAGGCTAAAAAGAACTTTATGAAAGTAAGCATTTCGAGGCTTAAAGGTTACGTTGAGAGGTTACATGGCGAAGAGGGGAAAGACGCTTTGGAGGAAGTTCTGGATTCTACAAGGACAAACAAGAAATGGAGATTCTGGATGTGTCGAACTTGCGCACAGAAATTTTTTTATGTGAAGAAGTTCAGGAATCATATTGAACAAGAACATAGTGCAAAATTTAAACCTGCTACGAGAAATCTTACGCCTGAGATGGTAAATGAAGCGTGGGCTGGTATGATATTCGATGGAGGTTGGGAACCAGTGGATGCAGTAGCTGCCGCTGAAATGATCAAGACTAGGCTCGAGTTTGTGAAGGAGTTTGAATATGAGGAAGGATGGTCTAAGGACTGGCCTTTAGCTGAAGATGAAGAGCGAAGTAATTTACTCAAGCAAATCCAATATCTTCTTGTGTCACTCTGGGAGCGTAAGGTTCTTCCTTTTAGCACTCTAGAATGGATGCTGCAGTTTCCGATTCTTTCACAATTTGAAGTTTCCGTGTCTCTTACAACCGAGTGTGGCCTATTGGGAATGCCTCAGCGTATCTGCTTTTGGAACTGTCATGAACTCGAACGAATTCTAGATCTTCTCAGACTCTTCAAGTTTGAAAGGGATGATGGTACAAATCTGGTTTGCAGAGCAGTGGAGAGGTTATGTGGTCGTACTGGAGTTAAAGAAAAGATAGAGTTTGACGATCAGTTTTCTTTTATGCTTCTGGATAGAAGACTGCTGAGAGGCAACATTGCTCCATTCGATGATGAAGGGACAATAGATCCTTGTAAGTATGATTACTACGCCAAGACACAACCTCAGGGTGACGATATCATAACCTGGTTACTTGACCATCCTTTGATAGATGGGAGCTTTGAGTTTCCCAGGTCTATCAGGGCACACAATCTTGATATTATTGTGGCTATTCTGAGAGCCATTCACTACACCTGTAGGGATTGGGGAACCAAATATGCAAGAAAGTTGGACAACTTGTGTTATTATAAATTTCTTACTGACGCCAAAGACTTGTGTACGAGCGAAGATGAAAGGAGAAGGACTGCTCCGGAAGGTGAAGGGGACGTCTTATATGCATCTCTTCTAGGTGACATGTGTGAAAAGTTAAAAACAGACAATGGAGGAATAGAATTCGTGTTTGCAGTACGGGATATTCTTGAAAAAGCATCGCTTCCCACATTTGATTTCGACGATCTAGAAGCTTCCCTGAATCTTATACATGGGCTTAAAGATCTCAGTGATGATGAGGTGTTAAAGTCCATAGACAGTCTGAGATTTGTGGTCACCAACAAG GTTCTACTAACCGATTCAAAGATTTTACTGATTGAAAATTCAAGGATTAGTTTGCTAAACGAGCTCACCAGGCTTTCTGCTTTTGACTACCGGTCTTATATTCGTCACCTGCTCAGACGGTTCATGCGG GACGAGTTAAATGAAATTGTAAAAATGGACGCCTTAGCCAAGGTAGCTGCAGCAGAAGCAGATCTATTATCCAGTGAAAAacaagagaaggagaagaaatcAGGGTCAAAGAGCAAGAAACGTGGAGTCATCAAG GACGAGTTAAATGAAATTGTAAAAATGGACGTCTTAGCCAAGGTAGCTGCAGCAGAAGCAGATCTTTTATCCAGTGAAAAacaagagaaggagaagaaatcAGGGTCAAAGAACAAGAAACGTGGAGTTATCAAG AAAACTTCAACGAGCACGTCTACTGATATCGAGCAGAATGTCAAACC TGAATCTTCTCCACCACTAAAACCTGTGGAAGAAGACTGTGTGGAACCAGAAGATACCCTGAATATTGCAGCCAACACTGACAATCAAGAGGAAACTGGTAAAG ATTTGCAAAATATGCCTGGAGAAGATTTACTGTCGAAACATATGGAGTCACCACGTGTTGCAGCTGCAACCAGATGCAATTTAGCTCTTGACATGACACTGAAG GCCCTTTGTAAAATCAAGGTTCTTAAAGAGTATTTGGTGCTCAATCAGGATGAATTTGCTGACAACCAGGAAGGACAAGTTCCTTATGCATTACGAGATTTCTTTACCGCTGTTGCCTCGAAAACGATAAAAGAGGGAATGTACAGTTACCTCCTGGGAAACGTACTTTCTTCCCTGGAAGAGGCTCATTCAATG TCAAGGGATGCTGCTGAGCTACTAGTATCCATCCTTGAGTTTTGGCCTTGCTGGAGAACTCCAGATATAGAAAGCTGTGTAACTCATATTTTTACACTGGAAGAATATGAAAGAATGAGTTGTAGCAAATGCAGAAAGAATCCGAATTATCCAGAGCAGAGTTCTTATGGTGTTGTTGTGGCTGCAGATTCAATCAGAGACCTGAGA CGTGCTTTTGGGAAGATGAAGCTCGAGGACATCCTTAAGTTGATCCGCATGGAATATAAAATGCTATGTGACGCTAAAACAGAAGGCTGTGGAAAAGCAAACTTTGTTCATCACATTATAAGTAGATGCACGCCTATCTTCACAATCG TGTTGAAATGGGAGAAGAACGAAACTGAAAAGGAAATTCacgagacaacaaaggctttgCACAGGGAGATAGACATCAGTAGGCTATACGAAGGCATGGAACCAAACACAACGTACCGGCTTGTGTCAATG GTTGGTTGTACttgtggtgaagaagaagaatacatCTGcctatttttcaaaaagaacCG GCTGTTGGTGGCTGGACGAATGTGGTCAGATTCTGTGAAAAAATGA
- the LOC103848947 gene encoding uncharacterized protein LOC103848947 isoform X1 — MDLSFFKIAEEDARLHKIARDHFAQGNPIKALEVLEDVYSRRREDDVPGMIPFLQGCILYHLAKRAENSDMKFSFFLGCVEPFTQHFGIHAFAAESLFEIAKDLDSAFYYKKAAKHAREGLCLVESYDELDSLALQTKGTLANILNDAKSKIRHGCTGKSSETALVESKEARDTIRSCDSDNAEGKRLRSHWASMSVEAKKNFMKVSISRLKGYVERLHGEEGKDALEEVLDSTRTNKKWRFWMCRTCAQKFFYVKKFRNHIEQEHSAKFKPATRNLTPEMVNEAWAGMIFDGGWEPVDAVAAAEMIKTRLEFVKEFEYEEGWSKDWPLAEDEERSNLLKQIQYLLVSLWERKVLPFSTLEWMLQFPILSQFEVSVSLTTECGLLGMPQRICFWNCHELERILDLLRLFKFERDDGTNLVCRAVERLCGRTGVKEKIEFDDQFSFMLLDRRLLRGNIAPFDDEGTIDPCKYDYYAKTQPQGDDIITWLLDHPLIDGSFEFPRSIRAHNLDIIVAILRAIHYTCRDWGTKYARKLDNLCYYKFLTDAKDLCTSEDERRRTAPEGEGDVLYASLLGDMCEKLKTDNGGIEFVFAVRDILEKASLPTFDFDDLEASLNLIHGLKDLSDDEVLKSIDSLRFVVTNKVLLTDSKILLIENSRISLLNELTRLSAFDYRSYIRHLLRRFMRDELNEIVKMDALAKVAAAEADLLSSEKQEKEKKSGSKSKKRGVIKDELNEIVKMDVLAKVAAAEADLLSSEKQEKEKKSGSKNKKRGVIKKTSTSTSTDIEQNVKPESSPPLKPVEEDCVEPEDTLNIAANTDNQEETGKDLQNMPGEDLLSKHMESPRVAAATRCNLALDMTLKALCKIKVLKEYLVLNQDEFADNQEGQVPYALRDFFTAVASKTIKEGMYSYLLGNVLSSLEEAHSMSRDAAELLVSILEFWPCWRTPDIESCVTHIFTLEEYERMSCSKCRKNPNYPEQSSYGVVVAADSIRDLRRAFGKMKLEDILKLIRMEYKMLCDAKTEGCGKANFVHHIISRCTPIFTIVLKWEKNETEKEIHETTKALHREIDISRLYEGMEPNTTYRLVSMVGCTCGEEEEYICLFFKKNRWVSYRHEALAKKAVGGWTNVVRFCEKMKVRPEILFYEAVPKLDQ; from the exons ATggatctttccttcttcaaaATCGCTGAGGAGGATGCGCGGCTCCACAAGATCGCACGAGACCACTTTGCTCAAGGAAACCCCATCAAGGCCTTGGAGGTACTCGAAGATGTGTATTCAAGGCGCAGGGAAGATGACGTTCCAGGAATGATTCCTTTCCTTCAAGGTTGCATCTTGTATCATCTAGCGAAGAGAGCAGAGAACAGTGACATGAAGTTCTCATTTTTCTTGGGCTGTGTGGAACCTTTTACTCAACATTTTGGGATACACGCCTTCGCCGCGGAATCGTTATTCGAGATCGCCAAAGATCTTGACTCGGCATTCTATTACAAGAAAGCCGCGAAACACGCAAGAGAAGGTTTATGTCTTGTGGAATCTTATGATGAATTGGACTCGCTCGCGCTACAAACGAAAGGTACGCTTGCCAATATACTCAATGATGCAAAGTCAAAGATCCGCCATGGCTGTACTGGAAAAAGCTCTGAGACAGCACTTGTGGAGTCGAAAGAAGCTCGAGACACGATTAGGAGTTGTGACTCTGATAACGCTGAAGGTAAAAGATTGAGGTCGCATTGGGCGAGTATGAGTGTTGAGGCTAAAAAGAACTTTATGAAAGTAAGCATTTCGAGGCTTAAAGGTTACGTTGAGAGGTTACATGGCGAAGAGGGGAAAGACGCTTTGGAGGAAGTTCTGGATTCTACAAGGACAAACAAGAAATGGAGATTCTGGATGTGTCGAACTTGCGCACAGAAATTTTTTTATGTGAAGAAGTTCAGGAATCATATTGAACAAGAACATAGTGCAAAATTTAAACCTGCTACGAGAAATCTTACGCCTGAGATGGTAAATGAAGCGTGGGCTGGTATGATATTCGATGGAGGTTGGGAACCAGTGGATGCAGTAGCTGCCGCTGAAATGATCAAGACTAGGCTCGAGTTTGTGAAGGAGTTTGAATATGAGGAAGGATGGTCTAAGGACTGGCCTTTAGCTGAAGATGAAGAGCGAAGTAATTTACTCAAGCAAATCCAATATCTTCTTGTGTCACTCTGGGAGCGTAAGGTTCTTCCTTTTAGCACTCTAGAATGGATGCTGCAGTTTCCGATTCTTTCACAATTTGAAGTTTCCGTGTCTCTTACAACCGAGTGTGGCCTATTGGGAATGCCTCAGCGTATCTGCTTTTGGAACTGTCATGAACTCGAACGAATTCTAGATCTTCTCAGACTCTTCAAGTTTGAAAGGGATGATGGTACAAATCTGGTTTGCAGAGCAGTGGAGAGGTTATGTGGTCGTACTGGAGTTAAAGAAAAGATAGAGTTTGACGATCAGTTTTCTTTTATGCTTCTGGATAGAAGACTGCTGAGAGGCAACATTGCTCCATTCGATGATGAAGGGACAATAGATCCTTGTAAGTATGATTACTACGCCAAGACACAACCTCAGGGTGACGATATCATAACCTGGTTACTTGACCATCCTTTGATAGATGGGAGCTTTGAGTTTCCCAGGTCTATCAGGGCACACAATCTTGATATTATTGTGGCTATTCTGAGAGCCATTCACTACACCTGTAGGGATTGGGGAACCAAATATGCAAGAAAGTTGGACAACTTGTGTTATTATAAATTTCTTACTGACGCCAAAGACTTGTGTACGAGCGAAGATGAAAGGAGAAGGACTGCTCCGGAAGGTGAAGGGGACGTCTTATATGCATCTCTTCTAGGTGACATGTGTGAAAAGTTAAAAACAGACAATGGAGGAATAGAATTCGTGTTTGCAGTACGGGATATTCTTGAAAAAGCATCGCTTCCCACATTTGATTTCGACGATCTAGAAGCTTCCCTGAATCTTATACATGGGCTTAAAGATCTCAGTGATGATGAGGTGTTAAAGTCCATAGACAGTCTGAGATTTGTGGTCACCAACAAG GTTCTACTAACCGATTCAAAGATTTTACTGATTGAAAATTCAAGGATTAGTTTGCTAAACGAGCTCACCAGGCTTTCTGCTTTTGACTACCGGTCTTATATTCGTCACCTGCTCAGACGGTTCATGCGG GACGAGTTAAATGAAATTGTAAAAATGGACGCCTTAGCCAAGGTAGCTGCAGCAGAAGCAGATCTATTATCCAGTGAAAAacaagagaaggagaagaaatcAGGGTCAAAGAGCAAGAAACGTGGAGTCATCAAG GACGAGTTAAATGAAATTGTAAAAATGGACGTCTTAGCCAAGGTAGCTGCAGCAGAAGCAGATCTTTTATCCAGTGAAAAacaagagaaggagaagaaatcAGGGTCAAAGAACAAGAAACGTGGAGTTATCAAG AAAACTTCAACGAGCACGTCTACTGATATCGAGCAGAATGTCAAACC TGAATCTTCTCCACCACTAAAACCTGTGGAAGAAGACTGTGTGGAACCAGAAGATACCCTGAATATTGCAGCCAACACTGACAATCAAGAGGAAACTGGTAAAG ATTTGCAAAATATGCCTGGAGAAGATTTACTGTCGAAACATATGGAGTCACCACGTGTTGCAGCTGCAACCAGATGCAATTTAGCTCTTGACATGACACTGAAG GCCCTTTGTAAAATCAAGGTTCTTAAAGAGTATTTGGTGCTCAATCAGGATGAATTTGCTGACAACCAGGAAGGACAAGTTCCTTATGCATTACGAGATTTCTTTACCGCTGTTGCCTCGAAAACGATAAAAGAGGGAATGTACAGTTACCTCCTGGGAAACGTACTTTCTTCCCTGGAAGAGGCTCATTCAATG TCAAGGGATGCTGCTGAGCTACTAGTATCCATCCTTGAGTTTTGGCCTTGCTGGAGAACTCCAGATATAGAAAGCTGTGTAACTCATATTTTTACACTGGAAGAATATGAAAGAATGAGTTGTAGCAAATGCAGAAAGAATCCGAATTATCCAGAGCAGAGTTCTTATGGTGTTGTTGTGGCTGCAGATTCAATCAGAGACCTGAGA CGTGCTTTTGGGAAGATGAAGCTCGAGGACATCCTTAAGTTGATCCGCATGGAATATAAAATGCTATGTGACGCTAAAACAGAAGGCTGTGGAAAAGCAAACTTTGTTCATCACATTATAAGTAGATGCACGCCTATCTTCACAATCG TGTTGAAATGGGAGAAGAACGAAACTGAAAAGGAAATTCacgagacaacaaaggctttgCACAGGGAGATAGACATCAGTAGGCTATACGAAGGCATGGAACCAAACACAACGTACCGGCTTGTGTCAATG GTTGGTTGTACttgtggtgaagaagaagaatacatCTGcctatttttcaaaaagaacCGGTGGGTCAGTTACAGACATGAAGCTTTAGCCAAAAAG GCTGTTGGTGGCTGGACGAATGTGGTCAGATTCTGTGAAAAAATGAAGGTTCGGCCAGAGATTCTGTTCTACGAAGCTGTGCCAAAGTTAGATCAATAG